A genome region from Christensenella minuta includes the following:
- a CDS encoding sugar phosphate isomerase family, giving the protein MMELNMMSTIKGSMLENFFPAGWDLQKIEDCCATPPEHALDRMPHWNKDFRTEECEDVASFNMQMGYEIAKQIKRVRDAGKQMALILSVGPMGMYQWAVYFLRDWNCSCDHVWGFNMDEWSDAEGNTLPSDDPGAFQNAMEQNFYGPLGDLTVPPSQRNFATKDNLPLYPEKIQKIKDGGGELITIYGIGRCFHIAFWEPHFAADYANVEEWKKAPYRVGAKLHPMTIEQNSLISFKSRVTLIPARANTIGPGLFLNSDYCIGGVDGAVGRGMNWQGMTFFVTLKYGPDMWVPSSWMPTLPGKFFVVKELEGPLVPECN; this is encoded by the coding sequence ATGATGGAACTGAACATGATGAGCACAATCAAGGGCTCGATGCTGGAAAATTTCTTCCCGGCAGGATGGGACTTGCAGAAAATAGAAGATTGCTGTGCGACTCCCCCGGAACATGCACTTGACCGGATGCCGCACTGGAACAAGGATTTTAGGACAGAAGAATGTGAAGACGTTGCAAGTTTCAATATGCAAATGGGATATGAAATCGCAAAGCAGATCAAGCGCGTGCGCGACGCGGGCAAACAGATGGCGCTCATTCTGTCGGTAGGACCAATGGGGATGTATCAGTGGGCGGTCTACTTCCTCAGGGATTGGAACTGTAGCTGTGATCACGTGTGGGGCTTTAATATGGATGAATGGTCGGACGCGGAAGGAAATACGCTTCCCTCCGACGACCCTGGAGCGTTCCAGAACGCTATGGAACAGAATTTTTACGGGCCTTTGGGCGACCTGACGGTTCCACCAAGCCAACGTAATTTTGCAACGAAAGATAATCTACCGCTGTATCCTGAAAAAATTCAGAAAATTAAAGACGGCGGCGGCGAGTTGATTACTATTTACGGTATTGGGCGGTGTTTCCACATCGCGTTTTGGGAACCGCATTTCGCGGCAGACTATGCGAATGTCGAGGAATGGAAAAAGGCGCCTTACCGTGTAGGAGCAAAATTGCATCCCATGACGATCGAACAGAATTCGCTTATCAGCTTCAAAAGCCGCGTTACGCTGATCCCGGCGCGTGCGAATACCATCGGCCCCGGCCTGTTCCTGAATTCCGATTATTGCATCGGCGGCGTGGACGGTGCGGTCGGCCGCGGTATGAACTGGCAGGGAATGACATTTTTCGTTACGCTCAAGTATGGCCCGGATATGTGGGTTCCCTCAAGCTGGATGCCGACTCTGCCCGGGAAATTCTTTGTTGTCAAAGAGCTGGAAGGGCCGCTCGTTCCCGAGTGCAACTGA
- a CDS encoding oxidoreductase, with the protein MKEYYKHLFEPIEIGNMVVPNRICHVPTDIGASYSNGEASERDVYHHSQLAKGGTGLIIVGATTPEMETGKSTVNCTAADGDQLIPGLNRLAQGIQRYGAKACIQLEHPGRQGAMPRYPVYSASDMVMSMPWSQSHEILYENEEAKGKAVRQMSTEDIINLVGKFSDAAWRCQAAGFDSVGLHAAHGYLISQFMSPYLNRRTDRYGGSLENRMRFVLEIISSIQRKCGHEFPIIVRYSADEWVAGGRELDESIKVAQILQAAGVAALDVSQCIQESPGAGFDPMYYPEGWTTYASEAIKKVVDIPVIISHSLRTPAFCDKIIGEGLTDMVGLSRQLLCDPYWPVKAKYGKDDDIRKCISCLTGCWQESHMAKRQVTCAINPAMGDESFAKMKKADKPCSIAVVGGGPAGMEAARHAALRGHEVTIFERKGELGGAILGDCLVQGKEKMKWYADWIRNQLRKLDNVKVVLNHTPSVEELKKFDIVANATGASSYVPPVFGNAEAVVPFEEVLACPKVNCEFNPGGRKMAKVGEKVLVWGDHYAAADTAQFLASIGKEVTVVTEQPQFAAKVETIHMYVARKRFNLEEAEALTPHPYKHKVEILEGATVLEVGNGKVIVQDKEFSRIELAVDTVVTCHVKPNVEFLEEAIEAGLQIVNIGDSVRPRNLHAAVIEGAVFGKNVDGDALTNPNNAPINDLPIDVLEQLTR; encoded by the coding sequence ATGAAAGAGTATTACAAGCACTTGTTTGAACCAATCGAGATCGGGAATATGGTGGTACCCAACCGCATTTGCCATGTCCCGACGGATATCGGTGCGTCTTACTCCAATGGGGAGGCAAGCGAAAGGGACGTATATCACCATTCCCAGCTTGCAAAAGGTGGCACGGGGCTTATTATTGTAGGCGCGACTACTCCGGAAATGGAAACGGGGAAATCGACCGTTAACTGCACGGCGGCAGATGGAGACCAGTTGATTCCCGGCCTGAACAGGCTGGCACAGGGAATCCAGCGTTATGGCGCAAAAGCCTGCATCCAGCTCGAGCATCCGGGACGGCAGGGGGCTATGCCCCGCTATCCCGTATATTCCGCCAGCGATATGGTCATGAGCATGCCGTGGTCCCAAAGCCATGAAATACTTTATGAAAACGAAGAGGCGAAAGGCAAAGCGGTCCGCCAGATGAGCACAGAGGATATTATTAACCTTGTCGGGAAATTCTCGGATGCGGCATGGCGGTGCCAAGCGGCCGGATTTGATTCGGTAGGCCTGCACGCGGCACATGGCTATTTAATTTCACAATTCATGAGTCCTTACCTCAACAGGAGGACGGACCGGTATGGCGGCAGCCTAGAAAACAGGATGCGTTTCGTTCTTGAAATCATTTCTTCGATCCAGCGGAAATGCGGCCATGAATTCCCGATCATCGTGCGTTATTCGGCAGACGAATGGGTAGCGGGCGGCCGGGAGCTTGACGAGTCCATCAAGGTGGCGCAGATATTGCAGGCGGCAGGCGTTGCCGCACTTGACGTCAGCCAGTGCATACAGGAAAGCCCCGGCGCGGGTTTTGATCCGATGTACTATCCCGAGGGATGGACGACTTATGCGTCTGAAGCCATTAAAAAGGTCGTGGATATTCCGGTTATCATCAGCCACTCGCTTCGTACTCCTGCATTTTGCGACAAGATTATCGGGGAAGGCTTGACGGACATGGTGGGGCTTTCGCGTCAGCTGCTGTGCGACCCATATTGGCCGGTAAAAGCAAAATATGGAAAAGACGATGATATCCGTAAGTGTATTTCCTGTCTGACAGGGTGCTGGCAGGAATCGCACATGGCAAAACGCCAGGTTACCTGTGCGATCAATCCGGCCATGGGTGATGAAAGCTTCGCAAAGATGAAAAAAGCGGATAAACCGTGCAGCATCGCGGTGGTCGGCGGCGGCCCTGCCGGTATGGAGGCAGCGCGGCATGCGGCGCTGCGCGGGCACGAAGTTACCATTTTTGAACGGAAAGGCGAATTGGGCGGCGCTATTCTGGGAGACTGCCTGGTGCAGGGAAAAGAAAAAATGAAATGGTATGCCGACTGGATTCGGAATCAGCTTCGCAAGCTTGACAATGTAAAAGTAGTGCTGAACCATACGCCGTCTGTTGAAGAACTCAAAAAATTCGATATTGTGGCGAATGCGACGGGTGCGTCTTCCTATGTTCCTCCTGTATTTGGTAATGCAGAAGCGGTCGTGCCATTTGAAGAAGTACTGGCCTGTCCCAAGGTAAACTGCGAATTCAATCCGGGCGGACGCAAAATGGCCAAAGTGGGCGAGAAAGTCCTGGTATGGGGGGATCATTATGCAGCCGCGGACACCGCGCAATTCCTGGCTTCTATTGGTAAAGAAGTTACCGTTGTAACGGAACAGCCGCAATTTGCAGCCAAGGTAGAAACGATTCATATGTATGTAGCGCGTAAACGCTTCAATCTGGAGGAGGCAGAAGCCCTTACTCCGCATCCGTATAAGCACAAGGTTGAAATCCTTGAGGGCGCGACCGTGCTAGAAGTTGGAAACGGGAAAGTAATTGTGCAGGACAAAGAATTCAGCAGAATTGAGCTTGCGGTTGATACGGTTGTTACATGCCATGTAAAACCCAATGTGGAATTTCTCGAAGAAGCGATTGAAGCTGGATTGCAGATTGTCAATATCGGCGACTCTGTACGGCCGCGGAACTTACATGCCGCGGTAATCGAGGGTGCGGTATTCGGCAAGAATGTAGATGGCGATGCGCTTACTAATCCAAATAATGCGCCAATTAACGATCTGCCGATCGACGTTTTAGAACAGCTGACAAGATAA
- a CDS encoding ROK family transcriptional regulator, whose translation MPTYSTISERHKNMLNILRYIMHTGEVSANDITQATGLSFATISRVLASLLEAKFIVKCGKTCIEMGRHPELFSFNGKCGYLVHFFIETDSVSAWIADFGKHIIAKAARKIARDITLEELADKFAELVFSLTAKLSLDKDQVLAASIAVPGVVDDKNHVIRRIPNLSGLNDKNLRRQIMEGLNIPVLISNEARFCALGEKICRFPYVDDIVYVDITKYSGIGAGILLNGGIFNGKNGVAGELGDIIIDTHNLDYEYREQEGCLETLAGLATLYRKCEHLIAEGKAPALGRELKNGLLDFDMIERAISEDRAVEAVYDETVRMWSIAIINIISILNPELVILGGVLDGRNRKTLERIDHYVKKAIYHDVHIRLTTLGEKAQLFGGLDMLTSYTFDTIITEKIIQI comes from the coding sequence ATGCCGACCTATTCAACTATCAGTGAACGACACAAGAATATGCTCAATATTCTGCGTTACATTATGCATACGGGCGAAGTCTCAGCGAACGATATTACACAAGCGACCGGTCTTAGCTTTGCGACGATCAGCCGCGTGCTTGCTTCACTTCTGGAAGCGAAGTTTATTGTGAAGTGCGGGAAAACGTGTATCGAAATGGGACGCCATCCGGAGCTGTTTTCTTTCAACGGAAAATGCGGATACCTGGTGCATTTTTTTATCGAAACAGACTCAGTTTCGGCGTGGATTGCTGACTTTGGGAAACATATTATCGCAAAAGCGGCGAGAAAAATTGCGCGTGATATCACGCTTGAGGAATTGGCGGATAAATTCGCCGAGCTTGTTTTTTCGCTGACGGCAAAACTTTCTCTCGATAAGGATCAGGTATTGGCTGCCAGTATAGCGGTTCCGGGCGTTGTAGACGACAAGAACCATGTGATTCGGCGTATTCCGAACCTCTCCGGTCTGAATGACAAGAATTTGCGCAGGCAGATCATGGAGGGACTGAACATTCCGGTCCTCATTTCAAATGAGGCGCGGTTCTGTGCTCTTGGGGAAAAAATTTGTCGTTTTCCCTATGTAGATGATATTGTTTATGTAGATATCACCAAGTACAGCGGAATCGGCGCAGGTATTCTGCTCAACGGCGGGATTTTCAATGGGAAGAACGGTGTGGCCGGAGAGCTTGGAGATATTATTATTGACACCCATAACCTTGATTACGAATACCGGGAGCAGGAGGGCTGTCTCGAAACGCTTGCCGGCCTTGCGACTCTTTACCGGAAGTGTGAGCATTTGATTGCGGAAGGGAAGGCTCCTGCACTGGGGCGGGAACTGAAGAATGGCCTCCTTGATTTTGATATGATCGAACGCGCCATATCGGAAGACCGGGCAGTGGAAGCCGTATATGACGAAACCGTGAGGATGTGGAGCATTGCGATCATCAATATCATATCGATCCTGAACCCGGAACTTGTCATATTGGGTGGCGTACTTGACGGCAGGAACAGGAAAACACTGGAACGGATTGACCACTATGTAAAAAAAGCTATCTATCATGATGTACATATCCGGCTTACGACATTGGGCGAGAAGGCCCAGCTTTTTGGCGGCCTTGATATGCTTACGTCCTATACGTTCGATACCATTATCACAGAAAAAATTATCCAAATCTAA